The following DNA comes from Triticum aestivum cultivar Chinese Spring chromosome 3D, IWGSC CS RefSeq v2.1, whole genome shotgun sequence.
TCTACATACACAACCAATGCCCAGGGCAATTTCAGGACAAGGGAAATTCATCTCAAACTGGGGAACAAAACTCATAACAGTAGCACTTTCCCATAACAGGAGCAAAATGTGACAAGGCATAGTTTTCACCAACACGATCATAAGTTATCAACTTAAAAGTGCTGTAAACACAAAGGTACCATCCTCCTTCAACATCTAAAGGCCCGACATACTGTCTACTCCATGCAACGGCAATCTAAGACCtgggcttctccttcttctctttgaaGAGGGCAAGCAGAGAAACACCTGACACCTTGACGACCTTGAACCGGACACCGGGAATATCTCCCACAGCATGTCCCTTACGACCGAATCCAGCGATCAGCACCTCGTCCTGGACAACAGGTGAAAGACAAACTTAGTACCTACAGCAGAGCAAACATTTGAAAAGTACCATGATGGAGAACATACATTCTCCTCGATGAAGTTCAGGCAACCATCATTGGGAACGAAGGCGGCAATCTTCTTTCCATTCTTCACAAGCTGCACACGAGCAC
Coding sequences within:
- the LOC123079656 gene encoding 40S ribosomal protein S23, yielding MGKTRGMGAGRKLKTHRRNQRWADKAYKKSHLGNEWKKPFAGSSHAKGIVLEKIGIEAKQPNSAIRKCARVQLVKNGKKIAAFVPNDGCLNFIEENDEVLIAGFGRKGHAVGDIPGVRFKVVKVSGVSLLALFKEKKEKPRS